Genomic window (Bacillus vallismortis):
AAGCCGCCACCCTCGCCAACAGCAACCGCTTTATAATGACGAAGGTTGGTCATGAACTCCGATAGATCGTCACCTGAATAATTTATTAATTCAAAGATGATGTCCTGCATTTCATCAAACGTATTAGCGTTATTTGAAATATTCCCGTTGTAAGCATCGATCAAGTCCTTATAAAAGATTAGGTCACTTACGCCCTCTTCATTATTCTTGAACTCGATCATCGGCACCTTACCCCAGCCATAGCCATTGCCTTGTTTATCATAAAAATGGCTTTCCGGATTGTTTTCATAAGCAAAGTCTTGAACTAAGGCCCCGTTATACTCGACATAGTAAAAAATCTGTTCATCTGTGTACAATTCCACTTTACGAGTGAACTCATCATCAATGTTTTTCACATCATAATATCTGATTGCATAAAGAAGTTTCCGTTTTTTAGTAGTATCATAGACAGGTATAACCTCTTCAGCAGGTATGCGGATGAAGTCAAACTCACCTTCTTCGTCTACAAACGGATGCAGCCATTCTCGCCCTTTGTTACTAGCGTTCTTCAGCAATTCTTGTATGCAATCGTCAAAATCCTCGTTAACAAAGTCATTTACGAGCTGCAAGAATTTGGAGTCATCAGCATTAAAGGTGATTGGCTTCCCAACCAGATACTGCACCTTTTGTTGGACCAACAGTTTGTGCCAGCTATGGGAAATGCGATTATTGGGTTTTTCAGTGTCTATTTTGCGTACGCCATCCTCATAGAAATAGCGCAGTCTTTTTTTTATGTCTGCCTGATTCAAATAATATGCAACGCCCTCTAACATCCGGTCACGCTCTAATTTGTGTTTATCAATCATCTTCTGAATGACAGTGGTGTCCGGAAGAGTATCGGATGTTTCCGCGCTGTCCTGAATGATTTTCAATAGCTCTTCTGTATGTGTTGGTGTCATCGGATACAATAGATTTCA
Coding sequences:
- a CDS encoding phage portal protein; translated protein: MYPMTPTHTEELLKIIQDSAETSDTLPDTTVIQKMIDKHKLERDRMLEGVAYYLNQADIKKRLRYFYEDGVRKIDTEKPNNRISHSWHKLLVQQKVQYLVGKPITFNADDSKFLQLVNDFVNEDFDDCIQELLKNASNKGREWLHPFVDEEGEFDFIRIPAEEVIPVYDTTKKRKLLYAIRYYDVKNIDDEFTRKVELYTDEQIFYYVEYNGALVQDFAYENNPESHFYDKQGNGYGWGKVPMIEFKNNEEGVSDLIFYKDLIDAYNGNISNNANTFDEMQDIIFELINYSGDDLSEFMTNLRHYKAVAVGEGGGFNMKTAEIPIDSANTHLDRLEENIYRFGQGVNNNPDKVGNSPTNVAIKNLYSLLDLKANEAERKFRPALHAFFWFFTEYLKMTGQGEYDPTLLQMTFNRSRMTNELEEVQMGSQSTDISKETRLAHHPWVDDVEAELKRIKDEEVEYRKSMPPLREIPTDTGGDEDEPE